GCGGGATGGTACGACCGCTTCTTTGGGCacaagctcgacgcggcgcgcctcgacatGTACGCTCCCGAGGATGCGCCGAATGCGCCGGCGGTCTACGGGCCGCTGCACGAGTACTTCTCCGAAGGCAACGCGATGCTCACAATCCAGCACCTTTCGGAGGGTATCGGCTACCGCGTCGTtggcacgcagcagcacaTTGACGCGGAAAAGTGGGTGCAGTCCATTCTCGAGCGCTACGCTGGCGTGCACGACacgggcgacggcgcgtacTCGACCAAGGTCGAACTCTTTACGCAGTTTGGCGATGGTGCGCACCGTTTTGACATTCTCGGCCATCCCGTGTGGAAGCAGTACTACTCCATGTCGAACTTGATTGTGCGCATTTCCGACGGGTCGCCCGAGAGTCTCGAGAATACGCTGCTGCTCAATGCGCACATCGACAGCACGCTCCCGTCGCCGGGAGGTGCGGACGATGGTGCGGGTGTTGCGATCATGCTGGAGCTCCTGCGTGTGCTTAcgctgcgtggcgcgccCCAGGTCAAGCACGGCATTATCCTCCTCTTCAACAATGGCGAAGAGAGTCTGCAGGACGCCTCGCACATGTACATGACGCAGCACAACGAGACCAACCAGAACATTCGCGCGGTGGTCAACATGGAGGCGTGCGGTGTTTCGGGCCCTACGCTCCTCTTCCAGGCGACCGACAAGGCGCTCATCCACGCCTACGGCAAGGTCCCGCACCCGTTCGGCACGGtgctcgcgagcgacgtcTTTTCATCGGGCCTGATCATGTCCGACACCGACTTCCGCCAGTTTGTCGAGTACGGCAACGGACTGCCCGGCCTCGACATGGCAATCGTCGGCTCGTCGTACCTGTACcacacgcggcgcgacaTTCCCTCGCACAttgagcgcggcgtgctgcagcactTTGGCGAGAATGTCTTTTCGCTCgtcgactcgctcgcgctggaggacgcgtcgccgctgccgggcgtgcgcccgTGGCCGTTCAAGGCGAAGCAAATCATGCCGATCTACTTTTCGTTCCTCGGGCAGACCTTTGTCGAAATCCAGCCCAAGACGTTCAAGGGTATGGTGATCGGCACTGCGGTGCTCGCCAACTTTTTCCTCAGCACGCTCAACTCGTCCGAGGTGCGTGTGAATGCGATTTCGTACGCACTCATGTgctcgctcgcggtcgTGGGCAACCtgatcgcggcgctcctcggtgCCAACAttgtcgcggcgctcatgcgcctgctcgaggtccCGATGTCGTGGTACGCCCACGAGTTCTACGCAATGCTCCTCTTTGTACCGCCCGCGCTTGCAGCGAtcgtcggcgtgcagctcgtgctCCAGCGCTCGGTCGAAAAGACGCGGCAGCCGTACCTCGAGCACTCGTCATTTGTCGGAAGCTACATCCTGTTCACCTTTGCCCTGATGGTGATGAACATGTACGGCCTTGGCTCTGCCTACCTgatgctcgtcgcggtTGTTGCGAACCTCGTCCCAGTGGTGATCAACGACTTTTTGTTCGTCGGCTTtgggcgcatcgccgacgacctcgtcgcggcggaccgccgcgtgcacTTCGCTACGTACTTTATCAGCGTGCtgtgcgcgtcgacgatcgGCGCAGAAGGCTTTGTCTCGTTCCTCGACCTGATCGTGCCGCTGATGGGGCGCATGGGCACCGACGTCCCGGTCGACCATGTGATGgcgtcgctcgtcgcggtcctCACGATGCTCAACTCGATCGCCATCGTCCCGCTCGGCCACCGCTACGGCGCTCCGTTCATGAAAAAGACCATGATTCTCCTCGTGTCGCTAAGCGTGCTTACTACAGCCTTCTTTGcctcgccggccgtgccgacgtttgacgcgctgcatccccgccgcctcctcgtccaccACGTGGAAAACATCACGAGCGGCGAGTGGCACGTTGCCATgagcacgctcgacgcggcgccggttcccagcgcgatgcgcaccgacATTGAAGgcgtgctcctcgacggcgcgccgaacACGACGCTGtcgtggcgcagcagcccAGCAGCCGCGGATATGGACATCCTCTTTCCGCTCACGCACTTTAtcgacacgcagcgcctcggcctgcccgcgacgccggcacgcgcagcggcggcggcggacaCGAACCGCTGGCGCGACTTCCGCCTGacgtgcgcaggcgcggtgAACGAGGCCGAGAGCACGCGCGAAGTGACCCTGCGTCTCGTGCATCCCCGCCTGGCGTGGTCCACACTCTCGTTCGACGCGGACGTGATCGACTGGGACTtccccgcgccgccgccgcaaggcATGCGCCGCCACCATCTCAAGGACGTGTCACGCCTCGGTGCGGACGAATTTACGATGCGCATCGTCGTGCGCATGAcgcccgacgagctcgccgcctACCGCAGCGAGAAGCACGCGCCCAAggacacgctgcgccgctcgccgcccgcccacgacgcgacgccgacgagcgcgtggcgcctcgcggtgcACTACTCGGGCCTCGACTCGGGCGGGATGTATCCCCACCACAAGTCCAGCGGCATGGACCGTTTGTCGATGCAGGACTTTGTCAAGCTCGACACAATGCTCCTCGAAAAGTACCCCGAGGTGGATACGATGCTCATGACGGTCATTGCCGGTGTCGGCGAGTGCTAAATAGCGCGTAGCGTACTTCCGATCGAGAAAGGATATGGGCAGAGACTCGcgtcgccgatcgccgGCAGTTGCGCCTGGTGCTTGTTCGCAAAGGAGAGTGCGGCGACTGTGTGAGAAGAGAGACGTACGTAGAAACATGCGTAAGTCCGGCATATCGCTGCCGCCGTACGCAATGTGCATGCTGACGACCCACTGCTCAAACGtggcgccgaggcccgcGGCCTTGTCCTCGGTAAGCGCCTTATGCGCGGGCTTCCCGTCGCGTACCCGGCCGTCCGCACGCACAGAGAGTGCAGACGCCAGCCATGAGTACGGCGAGTGAAAGACGGGGTGCGCGGGCGGCtgctcggtgcgcggcgacgcgacgGGCGACGTCGACTCGGCCTTGTGCCACGCGACGACCACATCGACTACCGCGGTGCCTTGGTGCACCTCGgcatcgaggcgcgccaggaTCTTGTCGAcagcctcgcgcaggcgccgctcggtcGCTGCGTCGTCGACATGCGGCTGGGTCAGCAGCGGGAGACGTACGAGTTCCACGCCTAGCACCTCGTGCGTCGtcggctcgagcgtgccgaggaggcgcaaGAAACAGATCGTATGGAGTATGCCTAGCAATGCGGCACCTGCATCGTCACGGCGCACCGTCTTGgtcagctgcgcgacctaCCATGTCGTGCGTAAagagccgcggcgctggctcCTGCATAGTGGAGGCGGGGTATCAGCTACGAGAGAGTTACGTGGCGCTCGTAAAAGGCGAGCAGGGCCTGAGGGCAGCGCTGGTTCGCGACGGCGGTAGGGTAAAAGAGGCGATTGCCGTCGTTAAAGACGACCCATGCCACGAGTGCATCCGActtgtcgcgctcgagcgcatcaaTGTGCGATACTTGGCTGTCCCACGACGGCATCGCGTCGTACTTGTCGCGTGCCtggacctcggcgcgggACATGCCGGGGAGGACCGTCGAGGGGAAAGCCTCGGCTACGCCCACGTCTGTGTCTTCCGTCTCGGACTCGGGCACCAGCATCGACGagacgtcgaggcggtaGGCCTTGCGGGACTGCTCGGCCGTATCGCTTGCGACACGGACGCGCACCTTGGACGCGGAcgcggacgccgccgaggacggCACGGGTGTCGACGGGGCCCTATGCTGCGCGCGGGATttcggcgccttggcgtgGGTGGGGGTCGGCTTTGTTAcagagcgtgtcgagggaggcgccggcgccgatTTCTGTGCAGAAAGGGATGCAGAGGCTGCAGTGGGGGTTTGTACAAGAGGAGCAGGGGCAACAGGGACCTCGGTCGCACTGGGGGTAGAGGCAGGCACAGCCTGCGtttgcgcaggagcgggGGCTTGCTCAGAGTCTGGCGCAgatgccgacgacgacgcagGTGCAGGTGCCGGCGCTGTGGGAGCGTGCGCCAATGTCTCGGGCGCACCCGAAactgccgccgcgtccgagtcTGCGGCATCTGCCGAGTCCGATCCAGGAGCACGATTCGAAAGCGACACGGGTCTCGGCTCCGGCCCAGGCGCCTCAGACTGCGGCGTGGGCACCGGGTGAGCACTGGGCCGTCGGCCTGGTTTCGACGCCGATCGCATTccacgccgcgacgccgagccacgcgacactgcgcgagcaggtggTTGGGGCATCAAGATCCGCTCCGAAGGAGGGCGCATCACCGACAGTGCGggaggccgcgctgcgcggcgggctGCAGGGGCCGATGATGCAGATGATGCCGGGGCAGGCGCCGCATTCGCTGCTCCCGCCGAAGACGACTCTGCGTAAACCGTGTTGGATGGGATCCCGTTGGGAGTAACAGGTGGTACAGGTGACTCGGTATGCATAGCGGGTATCCCGGATGACTTGGCACCGCGTTTCTTGGACGctggctcggcacgcgGAACAATATCATCATCGTCCACCAATGGCGCCCGTGATACACTCGGTTCCTCTTTTGCGGCCAGCACCCGTCTCGAATCAcgctcggacgacgacgcggacAGAGGGTCCGAGAGCGGCTCGGAAAGCGGCTCGGATGCTGCGCTAGACACTGTCCCCAAGTGCTGCTCCTGCATTGTCTCGGTCCCTGCGACGGGCCCCGACTTGGGCGGTGCGTCGGAAAGTGGCTCGGACGGGGCTTCGGACAAGGACTCGGACGGGGCGTCGGACAACGATTCCGAAGCATCATCCAGCCCATTGCTCACTCCGAGGAGCGTACCTAGCTGCTGCGCATTTTGGGCGCGTCCTGGCAATGAATCAGGTCGCGACACATCGTTCGACTCCCCATCCAACTCGGGCAACGGATCGAGCGACAATGCGTCGTTTGAATCGCCATTTAGCTTAGGCAGGGAGTCGAattgcggcgcgtcgaccgccaTGTcctccgccgcctcgttcCTCGGCTTGCTAGTGCCGCGCTTGCTGTGTCTTGGTGCGGACCTTTTTGCTCCACGCGACAGAGCGGCACTTGCGAGCGGCGCTTTGCTATTGTTCGACGAAACCTCGCCAGAGTCCACGTCCATTGCGCCaggctcgagcggcgctcgctgcggaGCCTCAGCCTGCTGAGACTCTTCGTGCGAGGGGCCTTCCATCGGTTCGAGCACGGCAATGCCATATTCGGTCATGGAGTTGTCGCCTTCCGGGCCGTGGTATACGACCGTCTCGTCGCCCATACTGTTTATAGATGTGTCCGGCTCGGGTGTCCCGGTCATGTCCGCCATATAGGACTCGTCCGAAAGCGGCTCTTTTATCAAGGGGACGCCGTCCGCCatcgccttgcgccgcatAGACGCGAATCGCATCGAGTGCAGCCGCATCATTGCAGCCTTATTGGTGATATGCTGCCGGTCGGTCCAGTACTTGAACACGAGCTCCTCCGCGTCGACCGAGCCTTCTTCCGGCTCCCAGGAAAAGGTTTCATCGTCCCTCCATTTGACGAGGTACTCCATACGGTCCTGTTCCTTGTTGTAGCGGTGTAATAGGATCGAGTCTACAAGCGCATCCTCCTTTCCATCATCCATACCTCCGCTtgggcgtgcgcctgcgtccGACGCACGTCCGCTCATCATCCTCAAGAAAGGGCCTCCACAGCACGTGGCAATTTTTCACAACGATggcggcggctcgtgcgcagctgcgggcgctcgaggagcagtTCTATAAGCAGTTTGCCGTGCCGGGCAAGGACAGTGTAAATAATGTGAAGGGCGAAGAGAAGGAAGACGAGGAAGATGAGGATGAGGATGAGGATGAGGAGGATGAGGACCACGTCAAAGAGGATGATGATGAAGAGGATGACGAGgatgacgaggacgaggacgaggacgaggacgactACGAGTCGGGTGAAAACAACGAAGACCTCGACGATGACGAGGACCTACTCCAGGCGGCGATGTCTTCCAGGCCCCCAGCTCCCAAAGCGCCCGCccaagcgcctgcgccgaccaagccgcggcgcgtgcccgAGACGGTCGTCTTTTCCGACAAACCGAGCGCGCCCGCAGCACCGCTCTCTGcaagcgcacggcgcaaCTTTATGGTACGTCACACGCCCCTAACGCAGTCCTCGAAAATCGAGAAAATCGACGCAAAAGAAGAGTCGCGGCCAACGCGTGcagacgaggacgaggacgaggaggaggaccAGCGCGCAAACGACCGcaagcttgccgagcttcTCTCTAcgtcgctctttgcgcccggctcgagctcctcgtcgcagaAGCGCAAGCTCACGACGACCACGAACGAGACGCTTGCCCGTGTAATGGAGCTTTCCACGACCGATACGCTCGATGCCCATGCGGCCGGCAGTGGGTGGGGCGATAAGCAGCTACGTGCGCAGGACCTCGGCAAGATGCCCGCGCGTATCCGTGCTGGCCTGCGGCGGGCCGctggcgagcggcgcgagcgcgagattGCCACGCAAAAAGAGCTCGGTCTATGGAACCCCAAGCTACAGAGCCATTCGCAGCAGagccgcggcacggcgacggagcgcggcagcaaggcgacgcagcccaagcagcgtgcgcgtggTATCGGCAGTGGTATCGGCTCCTTCCGTGGCGGCACGCTCCATCTGTccgacgccgacgtgcggcgcatccAAGGGCCCAAGCGCGCCAAGACGCAAGGCAAGCGCCCTGGACGAAAGTCCACGTGATAGAAATATTTTGTTAACGATGGCCTACCAAGTGGACAGGGAGACGGCCggggcgcatgcgccgccgcccgcggccgAGTTTGTGATGGATGAGGAGGAGGAtgaggaggacgacgacttTGAAGGCTGGCGTGAAGACGACCAGCCCACCAAGGCGCTGTTTGTCAGCGACACGACCGTCTACCCCAAccccgacgcggcgctcgcgcaggccaaggccgacggctgcgacgtgcgcgcgctcgtgagccgcctcggcctcgatgcgctgcaggtcATCCGCCTCATCAACCatgtgcgccgtgcgcgccttgcgcccAAGGACGTGTCCGCGCTCACCGGCCAGGAGGCTTTCCTGAgcgacgatgccgagctgcagccgGTCGAAGGCTACGAAGACGACGGACTGCTGCAGGTCGACTTTGACGAAAGCCCCGACATGGATGCTGCAAccgagcttgcgctcctgcgcgacgcgtaccacgagctgcgcctgcagtacgccgagcgtgtcggCATCAGCAACGAGGACGCCCAGTCGACGTTTGTCAAGCCCACGCAGCCGACCGGTGTCGACGCGCACTACTTTGACAGCTATGCGGGCCACGATATCCACCAGACGATGATTGCGgacagcgtgcgcacgctctcgTACGCCAAGTTTATTCTCTCGCCGGAGAATGCGCACCTCCTGCGCGGCAAGACGGTGATGGACGTGGGCTGCGGCTCCGGTATCCTCTCGCTGTTCTGTGCGCGCGCGGGTGCGAAGCAGGTGCTTGCGATCGACGCGAGCGAGgttgcgacgcgcgccgaggccaacATTGCCAAGAACGGCTTCCagcacgtcgtgcgcgtgcaccgcggCAAGAttgaggagctcgacgcgcagctcaaTGCATACGTCGGCCAGGTCGACTTTCTCGTGAGCGAGTGGATGGGCTACTTTTTGCTGTACGAGTCGATGCTCCCGTCGGTGCTCTATGCGCGCGACCGCTACCTGCGCAagggcggcacgctcgctcCGTCGCACTGCCGCATGCTgctggccgccgcgacggaccgcggcagcggcgtgctgcgcgagcgttTCCGTTTCTGGGAGAATGTGTACGGCTTTGCGATGCCGAGCATGACCCAGGGCCTGATGAACGAGGCCGCGACAGAGGAGGTCGAGGAGAATGCGATcgtgagcagcgcggccaACATCTGCGACctgccgctcgaggagcttgcCGTGAAGCAGCCCGAGTTTGTGTCGTCGTTCGAGCTCGAGTGCTCCGAGGCGTGCCCGGTGTACGGCTTTGTGTCGTGGTTCGATACGTGGttcgcgccgacgccgggcgtTGCCCCGCAGGACCTGCCGCCGTGCACCGTCGCACCGGTGCagccgagcgaggtgcACGCGCTCCACCTGCACGGCAACGAGGTGACCGGTGCCGAGGGCGGCAAGGGCGAGACGGTCTCGTTTACCACGTCGCCGTTCGGCAAGCAGACGCACTGGAAGCAGACCGTGTTCCTGCTCAAGACGCCGATCGATGCTGTACAGGGGACCAGGATCACGGGCGAGATCCGCGTGCACGCTTCGGAGAGCAATGcacgcgagctcgacgtcgagaTTCACtacgacgtcgacgacccGCCTCGGCCGGGCGAAAAGCGTGTGCAGTCGCGCCTTGTCCAGCTGTACTCGGTGCGTTAATAGCGAGGTAGGAGGAAGAGGGACTGGACGTGGACAAGGAGTCTGCGGCGAGCAACGAGCGGCGTGGCCGAGCAAATCccgcgcgcttctcgagggcaagcgcgccgctcctttGGCAGTCCGCTTTTCATCTCTAGCTACACAGAACTAGCCCTATCTACTGCCGTACATTTAACCACCCAGCGACCGCAGCTCCGTCCGGATCTCGCCCTCCGACTCGATCTTTTGCAGCTGcgtctgctcgagcacctcgcccttgtcgcggcggtccttgagctgctcgatCGCCTTGAGCTTCTTGGACAggttgcgcaggcgctttTCGGTGCTGCCCGCCTCGCTGTTGTtcgcgccgacgtctgCGGCGCCCATCGCCGACTTTGGTgcggccttgggcgccggcggcgcagcgcccggcggcgcgcccggcaccTTCTTCTTGCCGCGGCCTGCCGGGGCCGTGTACTTTTGCtgggccggcgcgggcgccgggCCGAGGTCCTCACCCCGGCGGAGGTAGTCGGACGTggacgcgcccgagctccGTGCGCCAGGAGGGCGGTATGCGCCCGTGGGCCGCGCGGTCGTGGTCTTTTTCGCGACGACctccgcggccgcggcgcttgcctgcggcgcagggggGATGTCCTTGGGGAACGGCGGCGGTGCCTCGCCCGacgggcgcagcgacacCTGGTAGGTCTCGTCGACCATATACACATGCACGAGCTGGCCCGAGCAGTGCCAGATCTTCACGCCGTTCTCCACGCGCAGCCGGGGCGACAGGGTGCCGGTGAGGATGTACTGGCCGTCCGGCGACCACTCGAGCACCGTCGAGTTgctcgcgtcgagcgtAAACAGCTTGCCGTTCTTGAGGTTCTCGCGGTCCCAGATATCCACCGTGCCCGCGAGGTTGCCAAAGCCGGCCATGCAGAACAGACGTCCCTGCGGGTTGAATGCGATAAAGTTGCGCGGCTGCGTTCCGAGTTCGGCGATGATGTTGACGCGGTACGAAAAGATGACCGCCTTGGCGGGCATGTAGCCGTAGATCACGACAAACTCGCGCGAGTTGGGGTTCCACGCAAAGTCGTGGATCGGGCCCTCCTTGTCGAGGCTCACGCGGCAGTCAAAGTCGCCCCGCGCCGAGAGCATGTACAGGTTCGTCTCGCCATAGTACGACTTGCCGGTCTGGTCGTGGTCCGTCGCGGTCATGAGCAGAAGCGAGGTGCCTGCGGCGTTCCACTTGAACGTCACCTTGTCCGCCTTGAAGAAGGACTTttgggcgacgtgcgccggcgtcggaGTCAGCAGCGCCGACAAGGCGTACACCTTGACAaaggccggcgcgcccttTTTCTCGGGGAAGAAGACCGCGACCGAGGGCTGCGGCCCCGGCCCCAGCTGGAAGGTGCCAATGTTCTCCAGGCGCAAGCGGCCGACCGGCCCCTGGGCGAGCTTGCTTGGCTCGTACAcctgcagctcgctgccggcCTGGCGGACGCAGTGCGTCTCCGTTTCGTTGAATTGGAAGAAGCACCCCTCGAGCTGGCGGCGCTCAAACTCGGCCAggggcgcgccggtgctcgtcTCCCATACGCGCAGGTTCTTGCTCCAGCTTGCGCCGTTTTCGTGCTCGGTTTTTGCCGGGCGCTCCCACGTCGAGAGGTAGGTGCCCTTGGGCGAAAACGACAGCTCAATCCCCTTGGCGACCGGAAGCTGGTGGCGCAGGCTCacctgcgcgtcgcccaccTCGTAGATCGCGATGCTTTCTTCGAGAGCCACCGCGAGGTACTTTCCGTTGGGACTGTACTGCAGCATGCGCGCGCCCACATGGTTTCCGTCGAACCCGCTCAGTGCCGGGAACTCGGGCACGCCCGCATGCACTCCGAGGCGCTTCTGCGCGCGATCTTCATCAGCAAAAGGTACCTACACGCCCACTGCATGCTCTCGGCCATCGTCGCAAACAGAAAGCTATAAAGATTAGCTAAGCACGTTCGggcctgccgagcgccgccatGCGGAGTGTGTTGACGTTCGGAGCTGTGGCCAGTGCCTGGGCGCTGGTCGCAGCAGTGCGTCCTGGTGACTTTAAGAAGTGCGAGGACACGTCGCTCTGCCGCCGATTCCGCCGGATCGCTGAGCACGCGGAAACGACGGGCGTCGTCTCGCCCTActcggtgccgagcggcggcgagatGGACGGCcaccagctgcgcctcgacgtgagcagcgcgctgcaccccGACATTCGATTTGATATGGTCTTTTCGTTCTTTGAGGACGgtacggcgcgcgtgcagatGGACCAGGGAGGAGAGCGGTACAACAATCTCCGCCGCTACAACGAGGCGCCGGTGTGGGCCATCGCCCAGATGCCGGAGCCTGCGTCGAATATCGCGATGGAGTACAGCAGCGACACACAAAAGACGACCGTGCAGTGGGGCACGGCCCAGAACGAAATgatcctcgagcacgagccgCTCCGTGTACAGttcgtgcgcgacggcatTGTCCAAATGATCCTCAACGACCGCTCGCTCCTGCACATGGAGCACTTCCGCCCGAAGCCCGAGGTTTTCCCGAGCCCAGAGGAGCCCGAAGATGCCAAGTCGTCGCTCGTCTTCCAGAAGCGGGCTGCCGACCTCGCTACGCGCCACGGACGCCGCTCCAAGCCGTCGCGCGAGACGATCGAGCACTGGGCCGGGTTCGAGAAGGAGGACCATGGCGAGTGGGAAGAGTCGTGGAGCGGCACCAAGGACTCGAAGCCCAAGGGGCCCGAGggtctcggcctcgacgtgTCCTTCCCAGGCTACGGCACGCTGTTTGGCCTGCCCGAGCACGCCTCGCCCCTGTCGCtccgctcgacgcgcgcgccgcctgcgggcgaggaggaagaggcggGTCGCTTCACGGACCCCTACCGCCTGATGAACACGGACGTGTTCGAGTACGAGTACGACTCGCCCATGGCGCTGTACGGCAACGCCCCGATCCTGCACGCCCAGAGCAAAGGCAGCGGCGTGAGCGTGCTGTGGCTCAATGCCGCCGAGACGTGGGTCGACCTGCACAAGACCAAGCGCCGCCCCGGCCCCGCGGTGCTGAAAGGCCGCGCAAGCGagcgctcgtcgctcgacgagacgctGGTCAAGGGCGGCACGTCGGACCTCTCGTCGCACGCGCACTTTTTCTCCGAGGcgggcgtgctcgacctcTTTGTGTTCCTCGGCCCGTCCGCGGAGGTGAACATGGAGCGCTTCACGTCGCTGGTCGGCCGTacggcgctgccgcagTACTTTGCGATCGGCTACCACCAGTGCCGCTGGAACTATCTGTCTGACGACGACGTGAAGGACGTGAGCGTGCAATTTGACGAGGCGGATATGCCGATGGACGTCATCTggctcgacgtcgagtACAGCAAGACCCGCATGTACGGCGTGTGGGACAAGCGCTCGTTTATCGATCCTCTGGGCATGGTCGAGGcactcgacgagcgcggccgcaaGCTCGTCATCATCATCGACCCCCACCTGAAAACGACCTCGGAGTACTACCTGTACGACGAGGCGAAGAAGGGCGACCTGCTCGTCAAGAACGCCGACGGCAAGACGGACTACGAAGGCGAGTGCTGGCCGGGCCAGTCGAGCTGGATCGACGTGTTCAACCCCAAGGTGTGGGAGTGGTGGATCAGCCAGTTCCTCCTGCCCAAGGGCAAGCTCGAGGGCAACGCGCGCAACCTCTTTGTGTGGAACGACATGTCGGAGCCGGCCATCTTTTCGGGCCCGGAAGTGACGTCGCCCAAGGACGTCATCCACCACGGCAACTGGGAGAACCGCGACTTGCACAACATCAACGGCCTCATCTACCAGAACCTCACGTCGATCGGCCtcacgcgccgcgagctcgggaCCAAGGACAAGCACGGCCTGTcgggcgtcgagcgccggccgtTCGTCCTGAGCCGCGCGTGGTGGCTCGGCTCGCAGCGCTTCGGCGCGATCTGGACCGGAGACAACATGGGCACATGGGAACACTTTGCCGGATCCGTGCCCATGATCCTCCAGAACGGCCTGGGCGGAATGAGCTTCTGCGGCGCAGACATTGGTGGCTTCTTTGGCAaccccgacgaggagctgcttGTGCGCTGGTACCAGGCCGGGATCTTTGAGCCGTTCTtccgcgcgcacgcccacATCGAcaccaagcgccgcgagccgTACCTCTACGACGGCGAGCCACgcaaggcgatgcgcggccTGCTTCAGCTGCGCTACCAGCTCCTCCCGGTCTGGTACACAGCCTTTTGGCAGAGCAACGTCGCGGGCCAGCCGGTGCTCAAGACGCAGCACCTCCTCTTCCCCCACGATGAGAACGGGTtcgcggtcggcgaccaGTTCTACCTCGGCGACTCGGGCCTTCTTGTCAAGCCCCCAGTGACCCAGGGCGTGGACCGCGTCGAAATgtacctcgccgaggaccaGATGTACTACCACTACTTTACCCAGCACGAGtaccgcggcgcacagagcggccgccgcgtcaCCGTCCCCGCCCCGCTCACCAACGAGGTGCCGCTGCTGATCCGCGGCGGGTCGATTttgccggtgcgcgagcgaaaccgccgcgcggcagagctgcagcgccgcgacccTTTTACCCTGTACATTGCGCTCTCGCGCAACCGCCaaggcacgcgcgccgagggcgagctgTACATGGACGACGGCCAGACGTTTGCCTACCGCGACCAGAACGCGTTCATCGCGCGCCACTTTGTGCTGGCGCAGGAGAAGGgcgtgcaccgcctgcGTGCTTCCGCGCTCACCGGCAAGGACGCCAAGATCCCGAACAGCGacgcgacggcgctgcAGACCGCACACAATCCGTTTGTGCAAGAAATCCagtcggtgcgcgtcgagcgcatcgtgaTCCTgggcctcgagcaggagccACGGAcgatcgtcgcgcacgccgccgacggaCGCACCGAGACGCTGTCCTTtacgtggcgcgcggcggccaaggtcgcacgctcggcgacggaCAGCAGCGAGATGCGTGCGTCGGAGCTCGTGATCCGCGACCCGCGCATGCTCATTGCGCAGGACTGGTCGGTGGAGATTCAGTAGAAGGGATGCAATGTTTTCACTAGGGAgcggcctgcagcgccacgGGCTGTGCACTATATACATCGACGACCGTCCGGCGGTCC
This region of Malassezia japonica chromosome 8, complete sequence genomic DNA includes:
- the ROT2 gene encoding glucan 1,3-alpha-glucosidase (BUSCO:EOG09260B3X; CAZy:GH31; SECRETED:SignalP(1-19); COG:G; EggNog:ENOG503NUB9) → MRSVLTFGAVASAWALVAAVRPGDFKKCEDTSLCRRFRRIAEHAETTGVVSPYSVPSGGEMDGHQLRLDVSSALHPDIRFDMVFSFFEDGTARVQMDQGGERYNNLRRYNEAPVWAIAQMPEPASNIAMEYSSDTQKTTVQWGTAQNEMILEHEPLRVQFVRDGIVQMILNDRSLLHMEHFRPKPEVFPSPEEPEDAKSSLVFQKRAADLATRHGRRSKPSRETIEHWAGFEKEDHGEWEESWSGTKDSKPKGPEGLGLDVSFPGYGTLFGLPEHASPLSLRSTRAPPAGEEEEAGRFTDPYRLMNTDVFEYEYDSPMALYGNAPILHAQSKGSGVSVLWLNAAETWVDLHKTKRRPGPAVLKGRASERSSLDETLVKGGTSDLSSHAHFFSEAGVLDLFVFLGPSAEVNMERFTSLVGRTALPQYFAIGYHQCRWNYLSDDDVKDVSVQFDEADMPMDVIWLDVEYSKTRMYGVWDKRSFIDPLGMVEALDERGRKLVIIIDPHLKTTSEYYLYDEAKKGDLLVKNADGKTDYEGECWPGQSSWIDVFNPKVWEWWISQFLLPKGKLEGNARNLFVWNDMSEPAIFSGPEVTSPKDVIHHGNWENRDLHNINGLIYQNLTSIGLTRRELGTKDKHGLSGVERRPFVLSRAWWLGSQRFGAIWTGDNMGTWEHFAGSVPMILQNGLGGMSFCGADIGGFFGNPDEELLVRWYQAGIFEPFFRAHAHIDTKRREPYLYDGEPRKAMRGLLQLRYQLLPVWYTAFWQSNVAGQPVLKTQHLLFPHDENGFAVGDQFYLGDSGLLVKPPVTQGVDRVEMYLAEDQMYYHYFTQHEYRGAQSGRRVTVPAPLTNEVPLLIRGGSILPVRERNRRAAELQRRDPFTLYIALSRNRQGTRAEGELYMDDGQTFAYRDQNAFIARHFVLAQEKGVHRLRASALTGKDAKIPNSDATALQTAHNPFVQEIQSVRVERIVILGLEQEPRTIVAHAADGRTETLSFTWRAAAKVARSATDSSEMRASELVIRDPRMLIAQDWSVEIQ